Proteins encoded within one genomic window of Schaalia sp. HMT-172:
- a CDS encoding glutamate-5-semialdehyde dehydrogenase encodes MDTAADISQVTDAAREAARVLAGATTRAKNRGLEAIAAALVERADQILAANAEDVARGRAEHMNDGLLDRLALTKDRLRSIADAVLEIVALPDPVGQVVRGSRTDIGLRVTQERVPLGVIGIIYEARPNVTIDAASLAIKAGNAVILRGGSAAQASNRVLIEVCRDALTSVGLPADAIQSVDEWGRAGARAMMRARGAIDALIPRGGAGLINAIVEESRVPVIETGTGNCHLYVDASADLDAAEAIIMNAKTQRVGVCNAAETLLVHADVAQRFLAAAITRLTTAGVTIHADEAARAIVDGQPSIDADMIVPATEADWETEYLSMDLAVRVVESVEEATDHIRRYSTGHTEGIVASDVAAIAAFRAGVDAAAIAINASTRFTDGGQLGLGAEVGISTQKLHARGPMGLAELTTTTWIYEGEGTIRP; translated from the coding sequence GTGGATACTGCTGCAGACATTTCCCAGGTGACCGACGCCGCCCGCGAGGCGGCGCGCGTGCTCGCAGGCGCGACAACCCGTGCGAAGAACCGCGGACTTGAGGCAATTGCGGCTGCGCTCGTGGAGCGCGCCGACCAGATCCTGGCCGCGAATGCTGAGGACGTGGCGCGCGGTCGCGCCGAGCACATGAATGACGGGCTGCTCGACCGCCTGGCCCTGACGAAAGACCGTCTTCGCTCCATCGCCGACGCCGTCCTCGAGATCGTGGCCCTGCCTGACCCGGTCGGCCAGGTCGTGCGCGGAAGCCGCACGGACATCGGCCTGCGCGTCACGCAGGAGCGCGTGCCCCTGGGCGTTATCGGCATCATCTACGAGGCCCGCCCCAACGTGACGATCGACGCGGCCAGCCTGGCGATCAAGGCGGGAAACGCCGTCATCTTGCGCGGGGGAAGCGCCGCCCAGGCCTCGAACCGCGTCCTCATCGAGGTGTGCCGTGACGCGCTGACCTCGGTCGGCCTGCCCGCAGACGCGATCCAGAGCGTCGACGAGTGGGGCCGAGCGGGTGCCCGAGCCATGATGCGCGCCCGCGGGGCCATCGACGCGCTCATTCCGCGCGGGGGAGCGGGGCTCATCAACGCCATCGTCGAAGAGTCGCGCGTTCCCGTCATCGAGACGGGAACCGGCAACTGCCATCTCTACGTCGATGCCTCGGCTGACCTGGACGCCGCCGAAGCAATCATCATGAATGCCAAGACGCAGCGCGTGGGCGTGTGTAACGCGGCGGAGACGCTGCTGGTGCACGCCGACGTTGCCCAGCGCTTCCTGGCCGCCGCGATCACGCGCCTGACGACGGCCGGCGTGACGATCCACGCCGACGAGGCCGCCCGGGCCATCGTGGACGGCCAGCCCTCGATCGACGCCGACATGATCGTGCCCGCCACCGAGGCCGATTGGGAGACTGAGTATCTCTCGATGGACCTGGCGGTGCGCGTCGTTGAGAGCGTCGAGGAGGCCACTGATCACATCCGGCGTTATTCGACCGGGCACACTGAGGGGATCGTCGCATCCGACGTGGCGGCCATTGCCGCCTTCCGGGCGGGAGTCGACGCCGCCGCCATCGCCATCAACGCCTCGACCCGCTTCACGGATGGCGGACAGCTGGGCCTCGGCGCGGAGGTCGGGATCTCGACCCAGAAGCTCCACGCGCGCGGCCCCATGGGGCTCGCGGAACTGACGACGACCACCTGGATCTACGAGGGGGAAGGAACCATCCGCCCGTGA
- the proB gene encoding glutamate 5-kinase: MSGVSGASRIVVKIGSSSLTRADGGLDLNRIDAVARLVSRWRGRDREVIIVSSGAVAAGLDPLGFSAKPKDLPSVQAAAAMGQGLLMARWTAAFQAHHLDAAQVLLTTDDVMRRDHYTNVRASLTRLLGLGVVPILNENDAVTTRELRFGDNDRLAALIAQMIKADALVLLTDVDGLYTAPPDHPGSQLIERVTGVDDLMSVLVTGAGSRVGTGGMATKVQAAMLATASGIGVQLASANDLQAVLEGTHVGTWFEPRAQRPASRRLWIAHVAPSRGEIIVDEGAARAITEGKKSLLIAGVHSVLGHFEAGDVVDVASPTGLIARGVSGYDSDTLAEVAGAGMEQLAAAGFEHPRPAIHRDDLAVLGDAFSAMGAD; encoded by the coding sequence ATGAGCGGTGTGTCTGGCGCTTCACGCATCGTCGTCAAGATCGGCTCCTCGTCGCTGACGCGCGCGGATGGCGGTCTGGACCTGAACCGTATTGATGCCGTCGCGCGCCTCGTGTCCCGCTGGCGCGGGCGCGATCGGGAGGTCATCATCGTCTCCTCGGGCGCTGTCGCCGCGGGGCTGGATCCGCTCGGTTTTTCGGCCAAGCCGAAGGATCTGCCCAGCGTTCAGGCAGCTGCCGCGATGGGCCAGGGGCTGCTCATGGCTCGTTGGACGGCCGCGTTCCAGGCTCACCACCTGGACGCCGCGCAGGTCCTGCTGACAACGGACGACGTCATGCGTCGCGACCACTACACGAACGTGCGCGCGTCCCTCACGCGCCTCCTCGGCCTCGGCGTCGTCCCGATCCTCAACGAGAACGACGCTGTGACCACCCGGGAGCTGCGCTTTGGCGATAACGACCGCCTGGCCGCCCTGATCGCCCAGATGATCAAGGCTGACGCCCTGGTGCTCCTCACGGACGTCGACGGACTGTACACGGCGCCCCCGGACCACCCGGGCTCGCAGCTGATCGAGCGCGTCACAGGTGTCGACGATCTCATGAGCGTCCTCGTCACCGGTGCAGGCTCGCGCGTGGGCACCGGTGGCATGGCGACGAAGGTGCAGGCCGCCATGCTGGCGACCGCCAGCGGCATCGGCGTCCAGCTGGCCAGCGCTAACGACCTGCAGGCGGTCCTGGAGGGGACGCACGTGGGCACATGGTTCGAGCCTCGCGCCCAGCGTCCCGCCTCACGGCGCCTCTGGATCGCTCACGTGGCTCCCTCGCGCGGCGAGATCATCGTGGACGAGGGCGCCGCGCGCGCAATTACCGAGGGCAAGAAGTCACTCCTCATCGCCGGCGTGCACTCGGTGCTCGGTCACTTCGAGGCGGGGGACGTGGTCGACGTGGCGAGCCCGACCGGGCTGATTGCGCGCGGTGTGTCCGGCTACGACTCGGACACCCTCGCCGAGGTTGCGGGTGCAGGCATGGAGCAGCTGGCAGCAGCCGGCTTCGAGCACCCCAGGCCCGCCATTCACCGCGACGACCTTGCGGTGTTAGGCGACGCATTTTCTGCGATGGGTGCGGACTGA
- the obgE gene encoding GTPase ObgE, which produces MADFVDRVTLHAAGGNGGNGVASIKREKFKPLAGPDGGDGGNGGSVILEVSEQETTLLNYHRSPHRRADNGTPGMGDFRQGKTGADIVLPVPEGTVVKSMSGELLADLTGAGARFVVAEGGRGGLGNAALASKARKAPGFALLGEPGEERDVVLELKSVADVALVGFPSAGKSSLIAALSSARPKIADYPFTTLVPNLGVVSAGDTRYTVADVPGLIPGASQGRGLGLDFLRHIERCAVIVHVLDTAAFETDREPVEDLRIIEAELEAYQGDLTQVEGYVPIMERPRVIVLNKIDIPDGRDLAEITRPDLESFGWPVFEVSAVSHEGLKQLSFALAGIVEEERAKRPALEAARPVIRPKAVGRSVEITVRKTRKDGEEVYQVRGDKPERWVRQTDFANDEAVGYLADRLNAAGVEDELMKAGAVAGDIVVIGDLDGGVVFDWEPTLTTGPELLGSRGTDLRLEQNARPSRKERREVYHQVMDAKSAARDELWTERQAGHWTDASDQS; this is translated from the coding sequence GTGGCAGACTTCGTGGATCGCGTGACGCTGCACGCGGCGGGTGGCAACGGCGGCAACGGCGTTGCCTCGATTAAGCGTGAAAAGTTCAAGCCGCTGGCCGGCCCCGACGGTGGCGATGGCGGCAACGGCGGTTCGGTGATCCTGGAGGTGAGCGAGCAGGAGACGACTCTGCTCAACTATCACCGCAGCCCGCACCGCCGCGCCGACAACGGTACCCCCGGCATGGGCGATTTCCGTCAGGGCAAGACCGGCGCGGATATCGTCCTGCCGGTTCCGGAGGGAACGGTCGTCAAGTCGATGTCGGGCGAGCTGCTGGCCGACCTGACCGGCGCGGGCGCGCGCTTCGTGGTAGCCGAGGGCGGCCGCGGCGGCCTCGGTAACGCGGCGCTGGCCTCCAAGGCACGCAAGGCTCCCGGCTTCGCTCTCCTGGGTGAGCCGGGCGAGGAACGCGACGTGGTCCTCGAGCTCAAGTCCGTTGCGGACGTGGCCCTGGTCGGCTTCCCGTCGGCGGGCAAGTCCTCACTGATCGCCGCCCTGAGTTCGGCGCGCCCGAAGATCGCCGATTACCCCTTCACGACCCTGGTCCCCAACCTGGGCGTCGTGTCGGCGGGGGACACACGCTACACGGTCGCTGACGTCCCGGGCCTGATCCCCGGCGCGTCCCAGGGACGAGGCCTGGGCCTGGATTTCCTGCGCCACATCGAGCGCTGCGCCGTCATCGTACACGTCCTGGACACGGCCGCTTTTGAGACGGATCGCGAGCCCGTGGAGGACCTGCGCATCATCGAGGCGGAGCTCGAGGCCTACCAGGGTGACCTCACCCAGGTCGAGGGTTACGTGCCGATCATGGAGCGTCCCCGCGTCATCGTCCTGAACAAGATCGACATTCCCGACGGACGTGACCTGGCCGAGATCACGCGGCCTGACCTCGAGTCGTTCGGCTGGCCGGTCTTCGAGGTGTCCGCCGTGTCCCACGAGGGGCTCAAGCAGTTGTCTTTTGCGTTGGCTGGCATCGTCGAGGAGGAACGCGCGAAGCGCCCCGCCCTCGAGGCCGCCCGACCCGTTATTCGCCCCAAGGCAGTCGGGCGCAGCGTGGAGATCACGGTGCGCAAGACCCGCAAGGACGGGGAAGAGGTCTACCAGGTGCGCGGCGACAAGCCGGAGCGCTGGGTGCGTCAGACGGACTTCGCCAACGACGAGGCCGTGGGATACCTCGCGGATCGCCTGAACGCCGCGGGCGTCGAGGACGAGCTGATGAAGGCAGGAGCGGTTGCCGGCGACATCGTCGTGATTGGCGACCTGGACGGAGGCGTCGTCTTCGACTGGGAGCCGACCCTCACGACCGGACCGGAGCTGCTGGGCTCGCGCGGCACCGACCTGCGCCTGGAGCAGAATGCGCGTCCGAGCCGCAAGGAACGCCGCGAGGTGTATCACCAGGTCATGGACGCGAAGAGCGCGGCTCGTGACGAGCTGTGGACGGAGCGTCAGGCCGGACATTGGACCGACGCGTCGGATCAGTCATGA
- the rpmA gene encoding 50S ribosomal protein L27 — MAHKKGLGSSRNGRDSNAQRLGVKRYGGQLVNAGEILVRQRGTHFHPGDGVGRGKDDTLFALRAGAVEFGRKRDRKVVSVSPVSA, encoded by the coding sequence ATGGCACATAAGAAGGGCCTTGGTTCCTCCCGTAACGGCCGCGACTCGAACGCGCAGCGCCTCGGCGTGAAGCGCTACGGCGGCCAGCTGGTTAACGCTGGTGAGATCCTCGTTCGTCAGCGCGGCACCCACTTCCATCCTGGCGACGGCGTCGGCCGCGGCAAGGATGACACCCTGTTCGCCCTGCGCGCGGGTGCGGTCGAGTTCGGCCGCAAGCGCGATCGCAAGGTTGTCAGCGTTTCGCCGGTCTCTGCCTGA